A window of the Cystobacter fuscus genome harbors these coding sequences:
- a CDS encoding outer membrane protein assembly factor BamD encodes MRLLRAVCLSAVLCTVPGCAALSTGQVGEPDYAAVAESNLRLGDEALERKDFLQAEKYYEHVRTKFPYLEVANEAELRLADLDFAQERYAEAREKFQTFIKLHPTHPKVDYAAYRTARTHFEDAPSEFFLVPPGAEKDQTEVQAAFSSLNAFIRQFPNSQYVAPAKEALDTTRLRLARHELYVASFYARRERWKAVAQRLETLLKNYPGTPLDERALFDLHAAYVRLTNAAEAQRTLQRVIEMLPGTPAAERARRMLGS; translated from the coding sequence ATGCGTCTTCTTCGAGCCGTCTGTCTGTCCGCCGTCCTGTGCACCGTCCCGGGTTGCGCCGCCCTCTCCACCGGCCAGGTGGGAGAGCCCGACTACGCCGCGGTCGCCGAGTCCAACCTCCGCCTGGGCGACGAGGCCCTCGAGCGCAAGGACTTCCTCCAGGCCGAGAAGTACTACGAGCATGTGCGCACCAAGTTCCCCTACCTCGAGGTGGCCAACGAGGCGGAGCTGAGGCTGGCGGATCTCGACTTCGCCCAGGAGCGCTACGCCGAGGCGCGCGAGAAGTTCCAGACCTTCATCAAGCTGCACCCCACGCACCCCAAGGTGGACTACGCCGCGTACCGCACGGCACGCACCCACTTCGAGGATGCTCCCTCGGAGTTCTTCCTCGTGCCTCCGGGGGCGGAGAAGGACCAGACCGAGGTCCAGGCGGCGTTCTCCTCGCTCAACGCGTTCATCCGCCAGTTTCCGAACTCGCAGTACGTGGCGCCGGCGAAGGAGGCGCTCGACACGACGCGCCTGCGGCTGGCCCGGCACGAGCTGTACGTGGCGTCCTTCTACGCGCGGCGCGAGCGGTGGAAGGCGGTGGCGCAGCGGCTGGAGACCCTGCTGAAGAACTACCCGGGCACGCCGCTGGATGAGCGGGCCCTGTTCGATCTGCACGCGGCCTACGTGCGGCTGACGAATGCCGCCGAGGCCCAGCGCACCCTGCAGCGGGTCATCGAGATGCTCCCGGGGACGCCCGCCGCCGAGCGT